A region of Nocardioides sp. JS614 DNA encodes the following proteins:
- a CDS encoding RNA-binding S4 domain-containing protein — protein MAEPTPFDVPIRDESIRLGQFLKLANLVESGADAKPVIADGLVRVNGEVETRRGRQLVVGDVVTLGPAAARVCDAASFEDHLPW, from the coding sequence ATGGCCGAGCCGACACCCTTCGACGTACCGATCCGCGACGAGTCGATCCGGCTCGGCCAGTTCCTCAAGCTCGCGAACCTGGTGGAGTCCGGCGCGGACGCCAAGCCGGTGATCGCCGACGGGCTGGTGCGGGTCAACGGCGAGGTCGAGACCCGCCGCGGCCGCCAGCTCGTGGTGGGCGACGTGGTCACCCTCGGGCCCGCGGCCGCCCGCGTCTGTGACGCCGCCTCGTTCGAGGACCACCTGCCCTGGTGA
- a CDS encoding APC family permease yields MTQAPGPTHSLTPDPLPAHDPLAEGGLGVSQGAALTLGAVLGTGVISLPALAAHEAGPASLVAWLALVLLSVPLASTFAALGARYPDGGGVSTYARRAFGARVATLVGWCFYFAIPLGAPAAAGFAGAYVADSAGGGRQTQLVTAGLLIGAVAVMNWYGIRVSGRVQLAIAATLAVLLLVATLVSLPHADAGHLTPFAPHGWAAVGSAAALLIWAFAGWEVVTSLSSEYRHPARDIGRATVIALVVMGVLYLGVAFATVAVLGEHTSTAPLSDLLVRGFGEPARGVTTVVAVLLSLGAMNAYFAGSARLGAALGRDGSLPVWFARGSTAGQVPRRSLAVVTLGALGTLGAVAVTGVPVERTMLLVTGAFSLVYVVGTAAAIRLLPPGTWVRRGAGVAFASTLVLLGLTGRYLLPQLLVGAAAVAWMAWTRRAGRAAPDPA; encoded by the coding sequence GTGACCCAGGCCCCGGGCCCGACCCATTCGTTGACCCCCGATCCGCTGCCCGCCCACGACCCGCTGGCCGAGGGCGGACTCGGGGTGTCCCAGGGCGCGGCACTCACGCTCGGGGCGGTCCTGGGGACGGGCGTGATCTCGCTGCCGGCGCTGGCCGCGCACGAGGCGGGCCCGGCCTCGCTGGTCGCCTGGCTGGCCCTGGTGCTGCTGTCGGTCCCGCTGGCAAGCACGTTCGCCGCGCTCGGCGCACGCTACCCGGACGGTGGCGGCGTCTCGACGTACGCCCGGCGCGCCTTCGGCGCCCGGGTCGCGACCCTGGTCGGCTGGTGCTTCTACTTCGCGATCCCGCTCGGCGCCCCGGCGGCGGCCGGCTTCGCCGGGGCGTACGTCGCGGACAGCGCCGGCGGCGGCCGGCAGACCCAGCTGGTGACCGCGGGGCTGCTGATCGGCGCGGTGGCGGTGATGAACTGGTACGGGATCCGGGTCTCCGGGCGGGTGCAGCTCGCGATCGCGGCGACCCTGGCGGTGCTGCTGCTGGTCGCCACGCTCGTGTCCCTCCCCCATGCGGACGCGGGCCACCTCACACCGTTCGCACCGCACGGCTGGGCCGCGGTCGGCTCCGCAGCGGCCCTGCTGATCTGGGCGTTCGCCGGCTGGGAGGTCGTCACGTCGCTCTCCTCGGAGTACCGGCACCCGGCCCGCGACATCGGCCGTGCGACCGTGATCGCGCTGGTCGTGATGGGCGTGCTGTACCTCGGCGTCGCGTTCGCGACCGTCGCGGTGCTCGGCGAGCACACCAGCACCGCGCCGCTGTCCGACCTCCTGGTGCGCGGCTTCGGCGAGCCGGCCCGCGGCGTGACCACCGTCGTGGCGGTGCTGCTGTCGCTCGGCGCGATGAACGCCTACTTCGCGGGCAGCGCGCGGCTGGGCGCCGCCCTCGGGCGCGACGGGTCGCTGCCGGTGTGGTTCGCGCGCGGCTCGACGGCCGGCCAGGTGCCGCGGCGGTCCCTGGCCGTGGTGACCCTCGGCGCGCTCGGCACCCTGGGTGCTGTGGCGGTGACCGGCGTCCCCGTCGAGCGGACCATGCTGCTGGTCACCGGTGCCTTCAGCCTGGTCTACGTGGTCGGCACCGCCGCCGCGATCCGACTGCTCCCGCCCGGCACCTGGGTCCGTCGCGGCGCCGGCGTCGCGTTCGCCTCGACGCTGGTGCTGCTCGGCCTCACCGGGCGCTACCTGCTGCCGCAGCTCCTGGTCGGCGCGGCCGCGGTGGCCTGGATGGCGTGGACGCGACGAGCCGGGCGAGCCGCTCCAGACCCGGCCTGA
- a CDS encoding PP2C family protein-serine/threonine phosphatase produces the protein MTSISQRWRRLDPGLVLGAAVLVVLVLVALTTNVQLIAVFAAGPIVSSLLTSPRRTALLGVAAVGLALLSGRWQHDVGTLDWSVRVVLCVLLSLLAVQGAALREHREGRLQRMTVIAETAQRAVLRSMPTAIGSIGLAARYVSATAEALVGGDLYEVAATPFGVRVIVGDVRGKGLEAVQTAAAVLGAFRAAAFTAPDVADLARTIDDTLARMIGEEEFVTAIVGEFHGDRVALANCGHHPPLLVVDAAVTTTDTGEPTLPLGLGAVPVLTEHPWPVGARMLFYTDGLVETRDRQGRFFPFEDHAAELGEGTVEEALDRLVARLLAWSGQRMADDLALVLAESEGR, from the coding sequence GTGACCTCGATCTCGCAGCGCTGGCGACGCCTCGACCCGGGACTGGTCCTGGGCGCGGCGGTGCTGGTCGTGCTGGTCCTCGTCGCCCTGACCACCAACGTGCAGCTGATCGCGGTCTTCGCCGCCGGCCCGATCGTGTCGAGCCTGCTCACCTCGCCGCGGCGGACCGCGCTGCTGGGGGTCGCGGCTGTCGGCCTCGCGCTGCTGTCCGGCCGTTGGCAGCACGACGTCGGGACCCTCGACTGGTCGGTGCGCGTCGTGCTCTGCGTGCTGCTCTCGCTCCTCGCCGTGCAGGGCGCTGCGCTGCGGGAGCACCGGGAGGGCCGCCTGCAGCGGATGACGGTCATCGCGGAGACCGCCCAGCGGGCGGTGCTCCGCTCGATGCCGACCGCGATCGGTTCGATCGGCCTGGCGGCGCGCTACGTCTCGGCGACCGCCGAGGCGCTGGTCGGGGGCGACCTGTACGAGGTCGCCGCGACGCCGTTCGGCGTCCGGGTCATCGTCGGCGACGTCCGTGGCAAGGGCCTGGAGGCCGTGCAGACCGCGGCCGCGGTGCTCGGTGCCTTCCGGGCAGCCGCGTTCACCGCCCCCGACGTCGCCGACCTGGCGCGCACGATCGACGACACCCTGGCGCGGATGATCGGTGAGGAGGAGTTCGTCACCGCCATCGTGGGCGAGTTCCACGGCGATCGGGTCGCCCTGGCCAACTGCGGCCACCACCCGCCGCTCCTGGTGGTCGACGCCGCCGTGACGACCACGGACACCGGTGAGCCGACGCTCCCACTCGGGCTCGGCGCGGTACCTGTGCTCACCGAGCACCCGTGGCCGGTCGGCGCCCGGATGCTCTTCTACACCGACGGGCTGGTCGAGACCCGGGACCGGCAGGGACGGTTCTTCCCTTTCGAGGACCACGCCGCCGAGCTCGGCGAGGGCACCGTCGAGGAGGCGCTGGACCGGTTGGTGGCGCGGCTGCTCGCCTGGAGCGGCCAGCGGATGGCCGACGACCTCGCACTGGTGCTCGCCGAGAGCGAGGGCCGCTGA
- a CDS encoding MXAN_6640 family putative metalloprotease, with protein sequence MRRSILGVTLAVIMAVSGLAGAGAPSAAEDRPSGLELGSAGVPADDDAAVDGVLAAARSAIGLGSGPAAEEQPRARRTVPARPDATLALRDLFRALPTLGADDRRAARRILARPTDGAGDDQGDGYLVPAERTCRNHICMHWVTSTADAPPSRAWVDTNLGFMNRVWRTEVRRLGYRPPVRDGHRGGDDKLDVYLKELGSRGLYGYCVPEERVPDRKWLASGYCVLDNDFARAQYGAPPRQSLRVTAAHEFFHAVQFAYDYGEDPWLMEASATWMEERVADDVNDNRQYLPYGQLGSPGRPLDRFDQQGFNQYGNWLFFEYLSHRFGNGVVRSIWTRAGAYPGAGHQYSTTAVKGVLRKYGGFPDVYRSFAAANVLPGRTYEEGGAWAGSPATQRWRLSTDRPRHGADLRINHLASRNVVVRPDAALKDRRWRLRVVVDGPAERTDPRAVLVIRTKHGVDHRTIRLDRDGRGRTAVGFGSRNVRSVTVVLVNASTRFSCWHRTTWSCQGRARDNDRTFTVRTVLRRATADRSR encoded by the coding sequence ATGCGCCGCTCGATCCTGGGCGTGACCTTGGCCGTGATCATGGCCGTGTCCGGGCTCGCCGGCGCCGGCGCGCCGTCCGCCGCGGAGGACCGGCCGTCGGGCCTCGAGCTCGGCTCCGCGGGGGTGCCTGCCGACGACGACGCAGCTGTCGACGGGGTGCTCGCCGCCGCCCGGAGCGCGATCGGCCTCGGCAGCGGCCCCGCGGCCGAGGAGCAGCCGCGAGCCCGTCGGACCGTCCCGGCCCGACCCGACGCGACCCTCGCGCTGCGCGACCTGTTCCGCGCGCTGCCCACGCTCGGCGCCGACGACCGTCGGGCCGCCCGACGCATCCTGGCCCGGCCGACCGACGGCGCGGGCGACGACCAGGGTGACGGCTACCTCGTGCCGGCCGAGCGCACCTGCCGCAACCACATCTGCATGCACTGGGTGACCAGCACCGCCGACGCGCCGCCGAGCCGGGCCTGGGTGGACACGAACCTGGGCTTCATGAACAGGGTGTGGCGCACGGAGGTCCGCAGGCTCGGCTACCGGCCGCCGGTCCGCGACGGCCACCGCGGCGGCGACGACAAGCTCGACGTCTACCTCAAGGAGCTCGGGTCCCGCGGCCTGTACGGGTACTGCGTCCCCGAGGAGCGGGTGCCGGACCGGAAGTGGCTCGCGTCGGGCTACTGCGTCCTCGACAACGACTTCGCCCGGGCGCAGTACGGCGCACCACCACGGCAGAGCCTGCGGGTCACCGCTGCGCACGAGTTCTTCCACGCCGTGCAGTTCGCCTACGACTACGGCGAGGACCCGTGGCTGATGGAGGCGTCGGCGACCTGGATGGAGGAGCGGGTCGCCGACGACGTCAACGACAACCGGCAGTACCTGCCCTACGGCCAGCTGGGCTCCCCCGGCCGGCCGCTCGACCGGTTCGACCAGCAGGGCTTCAACCAGTACGGCAACTGGCTGTTCTTCGAGTACCTCTCCCACCGCTTCGGCAACGGCGTGGTCCGTTCGATCTGGACCCGCGCGGGTGCCTACCCGGGCGCCGGGCACCAGTACTCCACCACCGCGGTCAAGGGCGTGCTGAGGAAGTACGGGGGCTTCCCGGACGTGTACCGCTCGTTCGCCGCCGCCAACGTGCTGCCCGGACGGACCTACGAGGAGGGTGGCGCCTGGGCAGGCTCGCCGGCCACTCAGCGCTGGCGACTCTCGACGGATCGGCCGCGACACGGCGCCGACCTCCGGATCAACCACCTGGCCTCGCGCAACGTCGTGGTGCGCCCCGACGCCGCGCTGAAGGACCGGCGCTGGCGGTTGCGGGTCGTCGTCGACGGCCCGGCCGAGCGAACCGACCCGCGCGCCGTCCTCGTGATCCGCACGAAGCACGGGGTGGACCATCGGACCATCCGGCTCGACCGCGACGGCCGCGGCCGGACGGCGGTCGGCTTCGGCAGCCGCAACGTCCGGTCGGTCACCGTGGTGCTGGTCAACGCCTCGACCCGGTTCTCCTGCTGGCACCGGACCACCTGGTCGTGCCAGGGCCGGGCCCGCGACAACGACAGGACGTTCACGGTGCGGACCGTCCTCCGTCGGGCCACGGCCGACCGGTCCCGCTGA
- a CDS encoding FKBP-type peptidyl-prolyl cis-trans isomerase, producing the protein MDKPEIDFPDFEPPTDLVVTEITEGDGPEASAGATVSVHYVGVAHSTGEEFDASYNRGEPLRFRLGVGQVISGWDQGVQGMKVGGRRQLVIPPHLGYGDRGAGGVIKPGETLIFVVDLLAVS; encoded by the coding sequence ATGGACAAGCCCGAGATCGACTTCCCCGACTTCGAACCGCCCACCGACCTGGTCGTCACCGAGATCACCGAGGGGGACGGACCCGAGGCCTCGGCCGGCGCCACCGTCTCCGTGCACTACGTGGGCGTCGCGCACTCGACCGGCGAGGAGTTCGACGCGTCGTACAACCGCGGCGAGCCGCTGCGCTTCCGCCTCGGCGTCGGCCAGGTCATCTCCGGCTGGGACCAAGGCGTGCAGGGCATGAAGGTCGGCGGCCGGCGGCAGCTCGTCATCCCGCCGCACCTCGGCTACGGCGACCGTGGCGCCGGCGGCGTGATCAAGCCCGGCGAGACCCTGATCTTCGTCGTGGACCTGCTCGCCGTCAGCTGA
- a CDS encoding DUF445 domain-containing protein: MTTISMITPNPAADELRRRGLRRMRTLAVSLLLFAAVVYVATLEQDGFLGFVNAGAEASMVGAIADWFAVTALFKHPLGLPIPHTALIPRRKDELGRGLEEFVGENFLQEGIIRDRVAAATISLRVGRWLAHPEHARRAVDEVADVAVIALNRVRDEHIEGLIRDALVPRFHDEPISPLLGSLLEETVRDDLHHGLVDLGLTELHRWLVENPDTVAEVLGERAPWWTPTRLNDAVTTRVHRELVRWVEDIRDDPRHHARQALDSMLEQLAHDLLHDPETQERTERLKQRLLDHPQVISSSVSLWNALRRSLQASLTDPEGAVRRRLLDEVSRFADRLLADEALRERLDGLAADATVFGVERYGAEVTTVITHTIERWDGKEAARRIELHVGRDLQFIRINGTIVGGLVGVLIHAVSVLVH, translated from the coding sequence ATGACCACCATCTCGATGATCACGCCCAACCCGGCCGCCGACGAGCTGCGCCGTCGCGGCCTGCGCCGGATGCGGACGCTCGCTGTCTCGCTGCTGCTCTTCGCCGCCGTCGTGTACGTCGCGACCCTCGAGCAGGACGGGTTCCTCGGCTTCGTGAACGCCGGCGCGGAGGCGTCGATGGTCGGCGCGATCGCCGACTGGTTCGCCGTGACCGCGCTCTTCAAGCACCCGTTGGGGCTGCCGATCCCGCACACGGCCCTGATCCCGCGGCGCAAGGACGAGCTGGGCCGTGGCCTGGAGGAGTTCGTCGGGGAGAACTTCCTCCAGGAGGGGATCATCCGCGACCGGGTGGCCGCGGCCACCATCTCGCTGCGGGTCGGTCGGTGGCTCGCGCACCCCGAGCACGCCCGGCGGGCGGTCGACGAGGTGGCCGACGTGGCCGTGATCGCGCTGAACCGGGTCCGCGACGAGCACATCGAGGGGCTGATCCGCGACGCGCTCGTGCCGCGCTTCCACGACGAGCCGATCTCACCGCTGCTCGGCAGCCTGCTGGAGGAGACCGTCCGCGACGACCTGCACCACGGCCTGGTCGACCTCGGGCTCACCGAGCTGCACCGCTGGCTGGTCGAGAACCCGGACACGGTGGCCGAGGTCCTGGGGGAGCGGGCGCCGTGGTGGACTCCGACCCGGCTCAACGACGCGGTGACCACCCGGGTGCACCGCGAGCTGGTGCGGTGGGTCGAGGACATCCGCGACGACCCGCGCCACCACGCCCGCCAGGCCCTCGACTCGATGCTCGAACAGCTCGCTCACGACCTCCTGCACGACCCGGAGACGCAGGAACGCACCGAGCGGCTCAAGCAGCGGCTCCTCGACCACCCACAGGTGATCAGCTCGAGCGTCTCGCTGTGGAACGCCCTGCGCCGCAGCCTCCAGGCGTCACTCACCGACCCCGAGGGCGCCGTACGCCGCCGGCTGCTGGACGAGGTCTCCCGGTTCGCCGACCGGCTGCTCGCCGACGAGGCTCTGCGCGAGCGGCTGGACGGGCTCGCCGCGGACGCCACCGTGTTCGGCGTCGAGCGGTACGGCGCGGAGGTGACCACGGTGATCACGCACACGATCGAGCGCTGGGACGGCAAGGAGGCCGCCCGCCGGATCGAGCTGCACGTGGGCCGCGACCTGCAGTTCATCCGGATCAACGGCACCATCGTCGGCGGCCTGGTGGGCGTGCTGATCCACGCCGTCAGCGTGCTGGTTCACTGA
- the pdxR gene encoding MocR-like pyridoxine biosynthesis transcription factor PdxR, translating into MDLPVDLDARADRASAIYRALLEAIRAGRVGAGDRLPPTRTLARDLGVARNTVATAYERLAAEGLLDARVGAGTYVTDLAAPVPAPRRPGSLHPRAGWSFRPLPVSGEQPAPPYDFRVGIPDASLFPFDTWRRLVAAELRAGAHRPGTYAHPAGLPQLRAAIVRYLALARGVAAEADDVVVTHGTQQALDLVARVLLEPGDVVAVEDPGYPFARELFASHGARVVPVPVDAEGLVVERVPERARLVFSTPSHQFPLGPPLSLARRQALLELANRHRVAIVEDDYDSEFRFTDRPLETLHAMDRHGRVVYVGTFSKSLLPALRAGYLVAPEPLREALLGARQLADGHGGPAEQAALAHFVADGLLARHLRRARATYAERRELVRSGLERLLADRLEVVPSAAGLHVAATFRDAEVDDAAVAEAALAAGVAVEPLSAYAVGPDVPPGLVLGYGAAGTATIRPGLERLARLVASTPSRPPRPRRPGAAAAGSAR; encoded by the coding sequence ATGGACCTGCCGGTCGACCTGGACGCGCGCGCCGACCGGGCGAGCGCGATCTATCGCGCGCTGCTCGAGGCGATCCGCGCCGGCCGGGTCGGTGCCGGTGACCGGCTGCCGCCGACCCGCACCCTGGCCCGCGACCTGGGGGTCGCGCGCAACACGGTTGCCACCGCGTACGAGCGGCTCGCCGCCGAGGGCCTCCTCGACGCCCGCGTGGGCGCGGGCACCTACGTCACCGACCTGGCCGCGCCGGTGCCGGCGCCGCGCCGCCCCGGCTCGCTGCACCCACGGGCCGGCTGGTCGTTCCGGCCGCTGCCGGTGAGCGGCGAGCAGCCGGCACCGCCGTACGACTTCCGGGTCGGCATCCCCGACGCGTCGCTGTTCCCGTTCGACACCTGGCGTCGACTGGTGGCCGCGGAGCTCCGCGCCGGGGCGCACCGCCCGGGCACCTACGCCCACCCAGCGGGCCTGCCGCAGCTGCGGGCCGCCATCGTCCGCTACCTCGCCCTGGCCCGCGGCGTCGCAGCCGAGGCCGACGACGTCGTGGTGACCCACGGCACCCAGCAGGCCCTCGACCTGGTCGCCCGGGTGCTGCTCGAGCCAGGCGACGTCGTCGCGGTCGAGGACCCCGGCTACCCGTTCGCGCGCGAGCTGTTCGCGTCGCACGGCGCCCGCGTGGTGCCCGTCCCGGTCGACGCGGAGGGCCTGGTCGTCGAGCGGGTCCCGGAGCGGGCCCGGCTGGTGTTCAGCACCCCCTCACACCAGTTCCCGCTCGGTCCGCCGCTCTCGCTGGCCCGGCGCCAGGCGCTGCTCGAGCTCGCCAACCGACACCGGGTCGCGATCGTCGAGGACGACTACGACAGCGAGTTCCGGTTCACCGATCGCCCGCTCGAGACGCTGCACGCGATGGACCGGCACGGCCGGGTCGTCTACGTCGGCACCTTCTCGAAGTCGCTGCTCCCGGCCCTGCGGGCGGGCTACCTGGTCGCTCCCGAGCCGCTGCGCGAGGCGCTGCTCGGGGCCCGCCAGCTGGCGGACGGCCACGGCGGTCCGGCCGAGCAGGCCGCGCTCGCCCACTTCGTGGCCGACGGGCTCCTCGCCCGGCACCTCAGGCGGGCTCGGGCGACGTACGCCGAGCGTCGCGAGCTGGTCCGGTCCGGGCTGGAGCGGCTGCTCGCGGACCGCCTCGAGGTGGTCCCGTCGGCAGCCGGCCTGCACGTCGCCGCCACGTTCCGCGACGCCGAGGTCGACGACGCGGCGGTCGCGGAGGCGGCGCTGGCGGCCGGCGTCGCGGTCGAGCCGCTCTCGGCGTACGCCGTCGGGCCGGACGTCCCGCCGGGCCTGGTGCTCGGCTACGGCGCCGCAGGCACCGCCACGATCAGGCCGGGTCTGGAGCGGCTCGCCCGGCTCGTCGCGTCCACGCCATCCAGGCCACCGCGGCCGCGCCGACCAGGAGCTGCGGCAGCAGGTAGCGCCCGGTGA
- a CDS encoding peptidase S26B, signal peptidase, translating into MVELDTRPRRRRSWPRRLFSLLRWGFLLAVLALSVPGPFGPARLGVTVVSGPSMLPTYDPGDLVLTWRSGSYPAGTPIVYRIPDGPGAGLNIVHRVVEVRPDGTHVTKGDHNDHVDPWRPTDADVTGRVALHVPRGGILLRWFGSPLLLAMISGLLAGASVFGWAGRGGGPPPPGGGAGMPRRHRRPAPRSRVALRLATAGTALAAALASTLTATSASAAPIGTLTSADLDAFTVPSSLAANPVSYEQVLTSETALEYCATVTVTNHSDQAVEWEITLNISQQPYNATAVSSSYNVTTVSFQPNLWRVRGVEFNSVLAAGGSYVWGYCGTRTPPDLADATAVATVTSSGGGQYCATVAVTTLSTDWIRWRVSIDHATVGLTDNNYWLAAEPTNASNATTISFDGGTGTWVVRGSGSNEYVRATSPASWSYCAPMSAASPLVDATVSATITSSGGGQYCADVTVSTLSPTYVKWRATIDHTTPGLTNAVYWLGAQPTNFWNATSISFGSGAWVLKGTASNELIRLGEPVSWGYCAPTNPDADLVDATVSATITSSGGGTYCANVTVSTTSTQPVRWRATIDHTTPGLTAPTYWLVAQPTNFWNATSVSFTALTGTWVLHGLSWNELIQAGQPQTFGYCT; encoded by the coding sequence GTGGTCGAGCTCGATACCCGACCGAGACGGCGCAGGTCCTGGCCGCGCCGCCTCTTCAGCCTGCTCCGGTGGGGATTCCTGCTCGCCGTCCTCGCGCTCAGCGTGCCCGGCCCGTTCGGCCCGGCCCGGCTGGGCGTCACGGTCGTGTCCGGACCGTCGATGCTGCCGACGTACGACCCCGGTGACCTGGTCCTCACCTGGCGCTCCGGGTCCTACCCGGCGGGGACGCCGATCGTCTACCGCATCCCCGACGGCCCCGGGGCCGGCCTGAACATCGTCCACCGGGTCGTCGAGGTGCGTCCCGACGGCACCCACGTGACGAAGGGCGACCACAACGACCACGTCGACCCGTGGCGTCCGACCGACGCGGACGTCACGGGTCGGGTGGCGCTGCACGTGCCGCGCGGCGGGATCCTGCTGCGCTGGTTCGGGTCACCCCTGCTGCTCGCGATGATCTCCGGCCTGCTCGCCGGCGCCTCGGTGTTCGGGTGGGCGGGCCGGGGCGGGGGCCCCCCACCCCCGGGCGGTGGCGCCGGCATGCCCCGGCGCCACCGCCGACCCGCCCCGCGCAGCAGGGTCGCGCTGCGGCTCGCAACAGCGGGGACGGCGCTGGCTGCGGCACTGGCCTCGACGCTGACCGCGACCAGCGCGTCCGCGGCCCCGATCGGGACCCTCACCTCGGCCGACCTGGACGCGTTCACGGTGCCGAGCTCGTTGGCGGCCAACCCGGTCTCCTACGAGCAGGTCCTCACCAGCGAGACCGCGCTGGAGTACTGCGCGACCGTGACGGTCACCAACCACTCCGACCAGGCCGTGGAGTGGGAGATCACGCTCAACATCTCCCAGCAGCCCTACAACGCCACCGCCGTGTCGTCGTCGTACAACGTGACCACCGTGTCCTTCCAGCCGAACCTGTGGCGGGTCAGGGGCGTCGAGTTCAACTCCGTGCTCGCCGCAGGTGGGTCGTACGTGTGGGGCTACTGCGGCACCCGCACGCCGCCCGACCTCGCCGACGCGACCGCGGTCGCGACCGTCACCAGCTCGGGCGGCGGCCAGTACTGCGCGACCGTGGCCGTGACGACGCTCTCGACGGACTGGATCCGGTGGCGGGTGAGCATCGACCACGCGACCGTCGGGCTCACCGACAACAACTACTGGCTCGCCGCAGAGCCCACCAACGCCAGCAACGCCACGACGATCTCCTTCGACGGCGGGACCGGCACCTGGGTGGTGCGCGGCTCGGGCAGCAACGAGTACGTCCGGGCCACCAGCCCCGCCAGCTGGAGCTACTGCGCACCGATGTCGGCGGCCTCCCCGCTCGTCGATGCGACCGTGAGCGCGACCATCACCAGCTCCGGCGGTGGGCAGTACTGCGCCGACGTGACGGTCTCGACGCTGTCCCCGACGTACGTGAAGTGGCGTGCGACCATCGACCACACCACCCCCGGCCTGACCAACGCCGTGTACTGGCTCGGCGCCCAGCCGACCAACTTCTGGAACGCGACGAGCATCTCGTTCGGCTCGGGCGCCTGGGTGCTCAAGGGCACGGCGAGCAACGAGCTGATCCGGCTCGGCGAGCCGGTCAGCTGGGGCTACTGCGCGCCGACCAACCCGGACGCCGACCTCGTGGACGCGACGGTCTCGGCCACGATCACCAGCTCCGGGGGCGGGACCTACTGCGCGAACGTCACGGTGTCGACGACCTCGACCCAGCCCGTGCGCTGGCGGGCGACCATCGACCACACCACCCCCGGGCTGACCGCGCCGACGTACTGGCTGGTCGCCCAGCCGACGAACTTCTGGAACGCCACCAGCGTCTCCTTCACCGCGCTCACCGGGACCTGGGTGCTGCACGGCCTGAGCTGGAACGAGCTGATCCAGGCCGGCCAGCCCCAGACGTTCGGCTACTGCACCTGA
- a CDS encoding adenylyltransferase/cytidyltransferase family protein: MSRTVITFGTFDVFHVGHLRVIERAAALGDRLVVGVSADELNLRKKGREPVFSQAERLAIVAALKPVDEVFVEESLELKRHYIEEYAADVLVMGDDWAGKFDEFEDICEVVYLSRTPAISTTALIEKISGGS, encoded by the coding sequence ATGTCTCGCACGGTCATCACCTTCGGCACGTTCGACGTCTTCCACGTCGGGCACCTCCGGGTGATCGAGCGCGCCGCGGCGCTGGGCGACCGGCTGGTCGTCGGCGTCTCGGCCGACGAGCTGAACCTGCGCAAGAAGGGCCGCGAGCCGGTCTTCAGCCAGGCCGAGCGGCTCGCGATCGTCGCCGCCCTCAAGCCCGTCGACGAGGTCTTCGTCGAGGAGAGCCTCGAGCTCAAGCGCCACTACATCGAGGAGTACGCCGCCGACGTGCTCGTGATGGGCGACGACTGGGCCGGGAAGTTCGACGAGTTCGAGGACATCTGCGAGGTCGTCTACCTGTCCCGGACGCCGGCGATCTCGACCACGGCGCTGATCGAGAAGATCTCCGGCGGCAGCTGA
- a CDS encoding ceramidase domain-containing protein, whose amino-acid sequence MHPRPPRSRSLRPLALTAAVAAVATGLLVVAVAAGWLGPDVGRGDDFCEAARDGWVKQPSNTFSNLGFLVAGLGIAWHAGRVRLRGLATPYACVVVILGPASAAMHATQSAAGGELDLLSMYLVASFAAAYALMRLAGQGPLFLAQVFSLSIAGCELVGLWPHEVPVVRYAGNLAFAALLLTAVVVEVVLWRRAPALGGPRTDLRWGAAALGAVVVAFGIWNLTKTLWCDPDSLLQGHAAWHLLDALAAYLLFRLWASER is encoded by the coding sequence GTGCACCCCCGGCCTCCGCGCTCCCGGAGCCTGCGTCCGCTCGCGCTGACGGCGGCCGTGGCGGCGGTCGCGACCGGGCTGCTGGTGGTCGCGGTCGCGGCCGGCTGGCTGGGCCCGGACGTCGGCCGCGGGGACGACTTCTGCGAGGCGGCCCGGGACGGCTGGGTCAAGCAGCCGTCGAACACCTTCTCCAACCTGGGGTTCCTCGTCGCGGGCCTGGGGATCGCGTGGCACGCCGGCCGGGTCCGGCTCCGCGGGCTGGCGACGCCGTACGCCTGCGTCGTGGTGATCCTCGGCCCGGCCAGCGCCGCGATGCACGCGACCCAGTCGGCTGCGGGGGGCGAGCTCGACCTGCTCAGCATGTACCTCGTCGCGTCCTTCGCGGCCGCGTACGCGCTGATGCGGCTGGCCGGCCAGGGCCCGCTGTTCCTGGCCCAGGTCTTCAGCCTGTCGATCGCGGGCTGCGAGCTGGTCGGCCTGTGGCCGCACGAGGTGCCGGTGGTGCGGTACGCCGGCAACCTGGCCTTCGCCGCGCTGCTGCTGACCGCGGTCGTGGTCGAGGTGGTGCTGTGGCGCCGGGCCCCGGCCCTCGGTGGCCCGCGGACCGACCTGCGCTGGGGCGCGGCCGCGCTGGGCGCCGTCGTGGTCGCCTTCGGGATCTGGAACCTCACAAAGACGCTGTGGTGCGACCCCGACTCCCTGCTCCAGGGCCACGCCGCCTGGCACCTGCTGGACGCGCTGGCGGCCTACCTGTTGTTCCGCCTCTGGGCCAGCGAAAGGTAA